In Archangium violaceum, the following are encoded in one genomic region:
- a CDS encoding YkvA family protein: MNAAGLRAMGTRFFRYVRDPRVPMWRRLAGLFAVIYFVMPVDALPDFLPILGWLDDIGVLSAAAFFVVREVQRYQPESAWPKTLDSAEEARTGTPPLRDR; the protein is encoded by the coding sequence ATGAACGCTGCAGGCCTTCGAGCAATGGGGACCCGGTTCTTCCGCTACGTGCGAGACCCGCGCGTGCCGATGTGGCGGAGGCTCGCGGGGTTGTTCGCCGTCATCTACTTCGTCATGCCCGTGGACGCGCTGCCGGACTTCCTGCCCATCCTGGGCTGGTTGGACGACATCGGCGTGTTGTCGGCGGCGGCCTTCTTCGTGGTGCGCGAGGTGCAGCGCTACCAGCCGGAGTCGGCGTGGCCGAAAACGTTGGATTCGGCGGAGGAGGCTCGGACGGGCACTCCGCCACTGCGCGACCGCTGA
- a CDS encoding DUF1579 family protein, with protein sequence MDTSRKTALATDSRIDPQAERFMEETVHHAQPCSAHALLASWAGTWKVRTRNWMGSWVESTGTVKMRMTLGGRYLEETYTSTVLGHSFEGRTVYGYDNAQDVFVMMTYGSMGTGLTLREGTLDASGRVITFRNATGGSERVVIRMEGPNALVAEMFDGEPGPDEVRVVEARYTRARSVWGLGT encoded by the coding sequence ATGGACACGAGCAGGAAGACGGCGTTGGCAACCGACTCGCGGATCGACCCCCAGGCCGAACGCTTCATGGAAGAGACGGTCCACCACGCCCAACCCTGTTCCGCTCACGCGCTCCTGGCCTCGTGGGCCGGTACCTGGAAGGTGCGGACGAGGAACTGGATGGGCTCGTGGGTGGAGTCGACGGGCACGGTGAAGATGCGGATGACGCTCGGCGGGCGCTACCTCGAGGAGACCTATACCAGCACCGTCCTGGGCCATTCCTTCGAGGGACGCACCGTCTACGGCTACGACAACGCCCAGGACGTGTTCGTGATGATGACGTACGGCAGCATGGGCACGGGCCTCACCCTGCGCGAGGGCACGCTCGATGCGAGCGGCAGGGTCATCACCTTCCGGAACGCGACCGGCGGGAGCGAGCGCGTGGTGATTCGCATGGAGGGCCCCAACGCGCTCGTCGCGGAGATGTTCGATGGGGAGCCGGGCCCCGATGAGGTGCGGGTGGTGGAAGCCAGGTACACCCGCGCTCGCTCCGTCTGGGGACTCGGCACCTGA
- the gyrA gene encoding DNA gyrase subunit A: MADDTTDKPATPPAPPQGSVGELIPVNIEDEMRRSYLDYSMSVIIGRALPDVRDGLKPVHRRVLYAMNDLGNYHNRAYKKSARVVGDVIGKYHPHGDTAVYDAMVRLAQEWSLRYLLVDGQGNFGSVDGDSPAAMRYTEVRMDRLAEEMLADIDKETIDFGPNYDDSTVEPLVLPTKFPNLLVNGSTGIAVGMTTNIPPHNMTEVIDGTLHLIDHPEATVRDLMQFIPGPDFPTAGIITGREGILRAYETGRGQITVRARTEIETSKKGDRESIIVTEIPYQVNKARLIEKIADLVREKKLEGISDIRDESDRQGMRIVVELKRDAISAVVLNNLFANTAMETTFGAVMLAIDAGQPRTLTLKELLERFIAHRRDVVTRRSRYELRKARARRHIVEGLLVAQDLIDLVVSLIRASRDPDEARWGLMNILSPALYERENFKNLQRIDYAKAKAQMELLVSRARDEVPSYSGLEHRYEGSGFSEEQAKNILEMRLQRLTGLQREELFRELVDLVREILRLEDILANESSLLNVIRTELREIRERYGDKRRTEITGAAEEITSEDLIAEETMVVTLSHTGYVKRSALTEYRAQKRGGRGKTGATTKEDDFVTDLFVASTHAYLMPITNTGRLYWLKVHEIPLAGRTSRGKPIVNLVQLGEGERLAQVLVTKEFGENQFVFFVTKRGVVKRTDLSAFSNVRSSGIRALGIEEGDELVAVKITDGSKDILLSTANGMSIRFPETEVRSMGRDAYGVKGITLEDGDEVVGADLVEKDTTVLTVTENGYGKRTEEGEYRQQGRGGKGIIDIKATERNGKVVGLLQVTDKDEVMLVTNGGMLIRMKAKEISVIGRNTQGVRLIALESAEEKVTGISKLPESEEEGEENGGEAVVAEASASSESTEPAAEASTAEESTESSEPESEE; the protein is encoded by the coding sequence ATGGCCGACGACACCACCGACAAGCCGGCAACGCCCCCCGCTCCTCCTCAGGGCAGCGTGGGAGAACTCATCCCCGTCAACATCGAAGACGAGATGCGCCGTTCGTATCTCGACTACTCGATGTCCGTCATCATCGGGCGCGCGCTGCCCGACGTCCGTGACGGCCTCAAGCCCGTGCATCGCCGCGTGCTGTACGCGATGAACGACCTGGGCAACTACCACAACCGTGCCTACAAGAAGAGCGCGCGCGTGGTGGGTGACGTGATTGGTAAGTACCACCCGCACGGCGACACCGCCGTCTACGACGCCATGGTGCGTCTGGCCCAGGAGTGGAGCCTCCGCTACCTGCTGGTGGACGGCCAGGGCAACTTCGGCTCCGTGGACGGCGACTCGCCAGCGGCCATGCGCTACACGGAAGTGCGCATGGACCGCCTGGCCGAGGAGATGCTGGCGGACATCGACAAGGAGACCATCGACTTCGGTCCCAACTACGACGACTCCACCGTGGAGCCGCTGGTCCTCCCCACCAAGTTCCCCAACCTCCTGGTCAACGGCAGCACGGGCATCGCGGTGGGTATGACCACCAACATCCCGCCGCACAACATGACCGAGGTCATCGACGGGACGCTGCACCTGATCGACCATCCCGAGGCCACCGTTCGGGACTTGATGCAGTTCATCCCCGGGCCGGACTTCCCCACCGCCGGCATCATCACCGGCCGGGAGGGCATCCTGCGCGCCTACGAGACGGGCCGTGGGCAGATCACCGTCCGGGCCCGCACGGAGATCGAGACCTCCAAGAAGGGTGACCGTGAGAGCATCATCGTCACGGAGATTCCCTACCAGGTGAACAAGGCGCGGCTCATCGAGAAGATCGCCGACCTGGTGCGCGAGAAGAAGCTGGAGGGCATCAGCGACATCCGCGACGAGAGCGACCGGCAGGGCATGCGCATCGTGGTGGAGCTCAAGCGCGACGCCATCTCCGCCGTGGTGCTCAACAACCTGTTCGCCAACACCGCGATGGAGACCACCTTCGGCGCGGTGATGCTGGCCATCGACGCGGGCCAGCCGCGCACGCTCACGCTCAAGGAGCTGCTGGAGCGCTTCATCGCGCACCGCCGGGACGTGGTGACGCGCCGCAGCCGCTACGAGCTGCGCAAGGCGCGGGCCCGCCGCCACATCGTCGAGGGCTTGCTGGTCGCGCAGGACCTCATCGACCTGGTGGTGAGCCTGATCCGTGCCTCGAGGGATCCGGACGAGGCGCGTTGGGGCTTGATGAACATCCTGTCGCCCGCGCTCTACGAGCGGGAGAACTTCAAGAACCTGCAGCGCATCGACTACGCCAAGGCGAAGGCGCAGATGGAGCTGCTGGTCTCGAGGGCGCGCGACGAGGTGCCGAGCTACTCGGGGCTGGAGCACCGGTACGAGGGCTCGGGCTTCAGCGAGGAGCAGGCGAAGAACATCCTCGAGATGCGCCTGCAGCGCCTCACGGGCCTGCAGCGCGAGGAGCTGTTCCGCGAGCTGGTGGACCTGGTGAGGGAGATCCTCCGCCTGGAGGACATCCTGGCCAACGAGTCGAGCCTGCTCAACGTCATCCGGACGGAGCTCAGGGAGATCCGCGAGCGCTACGGCGACAAGCGGCGCACGGAGATCACCGGCGCGGCGGAGGAGATCACCAGCGAGGACCTCATCGCCGAGGAGACGATGGTGGTGACGCTGTCGCACACGGGGTACGTGAAGCGCTCGGCGCTGACGGAGTACCGGGCGCAGAAGCGAGGCGGGCGAGGCAAGACGGGGGCGACGACGAAGGAGGACGATTTCGTCACCGACCTGTTCGTGGCGAGCACGCACGCGTACCTGATGCCGATCACCAACACGGGCCGGCTGTACTGGCTGAAGGTGCACGAGATTCCGCTGGCGGGCCGCACGTCGCGAGGCAAGCCGATCGTGAACCTGGTGCAGCTGGGCGAGGGCGAGCGGCTGGCGCAGGTGCTGGTGACGAAGGAGTTCGGCGAGAACCAGTTCGTCTTCTTCGTGACGAAGCGTGGCGTGGTGAAGAGGACGGACCTGTCGGCCTTCTCGAACGTGCGCTCCAGCGGTATCCGGGCGCTGGGCATCGAGGAGGGGGACGAGCTGGTGGCGGTGAAGATCACCGACGGCTCGAAGGACATCCTGCTGTCCACGGCCAACGGCATGAGCATCCGCTTCCCGGAGACGGAAGTGCGCTCGATGGGCCGGGATGCCTACGGCGTGAAGGGAATCACGCTGGAGGATGGCGACGAGGTGGTGGGTGCGGACCTGGTGGAGAAGGACACCACGGTGCTGACGGTGACGGAGAACGGCTACGGCAAGCGGACGGAGGAGGGCGAGTACCGTCAGCAGGGCCGAGGCGGCAAGGGCATCATCGACATCAAGGCCACCGAGAGGAATGGCAAGGTGGTGGGCCTGCTGCAGGTGACGGACAAGGACGAGGTGATGCTGGTCACCAACGGCGGGATGCTCATTCGGATGAAGGCGAAGGAGATCTCCGTCATCGGCCGCAACACGCAGGGTGTGAGGCTGATCGCGCTGGAGAGCGCGGAGGAGAAGGTGACGGGCATCTCGAAGCTGCCGGAGTCGGAGGAGGAGGGCGAGGAGAACGGAGGCGAGGCGGTGGTGGCGGAGGCGTCCGCGTCGTCGGAGTCCACCGAGCCCGCGGCCGAAGCGTCGACCGCCGAGGAGTCCACGGAGTCGTCGGAGCCGGAGTCCGAGGAGTAA
- the ung gene encoding uracil-DNA glycosylase — protein sequence MKDRLPADWKKVLKDVLASPGFAELEAFVTRERREHTVYPSEEDLFSAFRLTPYDEVKVLLLGQDPYHGPGQAHGLAFSVQPGVKPPPSLVNIFKELQSDLGVPKPKDGSLVPWAKQGVLLLNAVLTVREGQANAHEGHGWEAFTDAVIQKVSDEPEPVVFLLWGSYAQKKEALIDTSRHIVLKAPHPSPLSAKKGFFGSKPFSLTNEALKKAGREPIDWRLPA from the coding sequence ATGAAGGACCGGCTGCCGGCGGACTGGAAGAAGGTGCTGAAGGACGTGCTGGCGAGCCCTGGGTTCGCGGAGCTGGAGGCGTTCGTCACGCGGGAGCGGCGCGAGCACACGGTGTACCCGTCCGAGGAGGACCTGTTCTCGGCCTTCCGGCTGACGCCGTACGACGAGGTGAAGGTGCTGTTGCTCGGGCAGGACCCGTACCACGGGCCGGGACAGGCGCACGGGCTGGCGTTCTCGGTGCAGCCGGGGGTGAAGCCACCGCCCTCGCTGGTGAACATCTTCAAGGAGCTCCAGAGCGACCTGGGCGTGCCGAAGCCGAAGGACGGCTCGCTGGTGCCGTGGGCGAAGCAGGGGGTGCTGCTGCTCAACGCGGTGCTGACGGTGCGCGAGGGGCAGGCCAACGCCCACGAGGGGCACGGCTGGGAGGCCTTCACCGACGCGGTCATCCAGAAGGTGAGCGACGAGCCGGAGCCGGTGGTGTTCCTGCTGTGGGGCAGCTACGCGCAGAAGAAGGAGGCGCTCATCGACACCTCGCGGCACATCGTCCTGAAGGCACCGCATCCCTCGCCGCTGTCGGCGAAGAAGGGCTTCTTCGGGAGCAAGCCCTTCAGCCTCACCAACGAGGCGCTGAAGAAGGCGGGGCGCGAGCCCATCGACTGGCGCCTGCCGGCGTGA
- a CDS encoding helix-turn-helix transcriptional regulator, which translates to MLSLGEPVSLADSRLRTRPCQAAIIPPDVEHAVAGAASAAVLLHVYPDDLVGRSLQTLGIARDSVADWQRAGECLVSLAPKAPPRHWHEAESLAQAMLLALRVDTASPRPTHPAVKRLLRLLPEALEGDVRLEALAPRVGLSTSRLSHLFRAEVGLALRPYILWLRLHRAAEHLRAGAPLTTAAHAAGFTDSAHLSHVFRRVFGLSPSEIAGVVEWVLPPGGGEFLQARGAPPA; encoded by the coding sequence GTGCTGTCGCTCGGTGAGCCGGTCTCGCTGGCGGACTCCCGCCTGCGCACCCGGCCCTGCCAGGCGGCCATCATCCCGCCGGATGTCGAGCACGCCGTGGCCGGCGCGGCCAGTGCCGCGGTGCTGCTCCACGTGTACCCCGATGACCTCGTCGGACGGAGCCTCCAGACACTCGGCATCGCGCGAGACTCCGTGGCGGACTGGCAGCGGGCGGGCGAGTGCCTCGTGTCGCTCGCCCCGAAGGCGCCACCGAGGCACTGGCACGAGGCCGAGTCGCTCGCCCAGGCGATGCTCCTCGCGCTGCGGGTGGACACGGCGAGCCCTCGGCCCACCCATCCCGCGGTGAAGCGCCTGCTGCGCCTGTTGCCGGAGGCGCTTGAGGGAGACGTGCGCCTCGAGGCGCTCGCGCCCCGGGTGGGGCTCTCCACCAGCCGGCTGTCCCATCTCTTCCGGGCCGAGGTGGGGCTGGCGCTCCGGCCGTACATCCTCTGGCTGAGGCTCCACCGCGCCGCCGAGCACCTGCGGGCGGGTGCTCCCCTCACCACCGCGGCGCACGCGGCGGGCTTCACCGACAGCGCCCACCTGAGCCACGTCTTCCGCCGGGTGTTCGGGCTCTCCCCCTCGGAGATCGCCGGCGTGGTCGAGTGGGTCCTCCCCCCAGGAGGTGGCGAGTTCTTACAAGCGCGCGGCGCTCCTCCCGCGTGA
- a CDS encoding tetratricopeptide repeat protein, whose protein sequence is MAKTAPRKASASQKKAVRAAPKKKSAAPAKKRPASVKKRVAPAKKPAAAKKRAAPVAPPAPEQTAPSEALETPETPEMKALPAGEPVEGGRALPFEIDPKRVEESLRKMREELVHWANKGRYTKVRFKFRGKQLLPDLPIAAVVAAEGLTFYWGGILRALIVTVAGGSLLQVEFVNDADKRVQAGKEALLAGDLDDALAHFREALAMDRDNVGAHLNVGVALKLRGDREGALAAFERAKSLDPEGPLGAEAERLATPLRPKDPLAQAS, encoded by the coding sequence ATGGCGAAGACCGCACCCCGCAAGGCCTCGGCGAGCCAGAAGAAGGCCGTCCGAGCGGCTCCGAAGAAGAAGAGCGCCGCCCCCGCGAAGAAGCGCCCCGCGTCCGTGAAGAAGCGTGTGGCTCCGGCGAAGAAACCCGCCGCCGCGAAGAAGCGCGCCGCCCCGGTGGCGCCCCCCGCGCCCGAGCAGACCGCTCCGAGCGAGGCGCTCGAGACGCCCGAGACGCCCGAGATGAAGGCCCTGCCGGCCGGGGAGCCCGTGGAGGGCGGTCGCGCGCTGCCCTTCGAGATCGACCCCAAGCGGGTGGAGGAGAGCCTGCGCAAGATGCGCGAGGAGCTCGTCCACTGGGCCAACAAGGGCCGCTACACCAAGGTGCGCTTCAAGTTCCGGGGCAAGCAGCTGCTGCCGGATCTGCCCATCGCCGCCGTGGTGGCCGCCGAGGGCCTCACCTTCTACTGGGGTGGCATCCTCCGCGCGCTCATCGTCACCGTGGCCGGCGGCAGCCTGCTGCAGGTGGAGTTCGTCAACGACGCGGACAAGCGCGTGCAGGCCGGCAAGGAGGCCCTGCTGGCTGGTGACCTGGACGATGCCCTGGCCCACTTCCGCGAGGCGCTCGCCATGGACCGCGACAACGTCGGCGCGCACCTCAACGTGGGCGTGGCGCTCAAGCTGAGGGGGGACCGGGAGGGCGCCCTCGCCGCCTTCGAGCGCGCGAAGTCGCTGGACCCGGAGGGTCCCCTGGGTGCCGAGGCCGAGCGGCTCGCCACCCCGCTGCGTCCCAAGGATCCGCTGGCCCAGGCGAGCTGA
- a CDS encoding RCC1 domain-containing protein produces the protein MHRRLPRALLGAVLLWGCGGKPPPGTNTPPAAADLTPPTVSFTSPREAWRLGAYQQVRLEGTAADDTGVERLTWRFNDGETRVLESTESEGGRAFALEVTPRPGNNTLVVRAEDATGHVAEASVSFHFGTLVSAGGLHGGAVRDGRLYTWGQNAQGQLGLGDTTPRSTPVLVAELSRVASIAINSNTSLAVLEDGTVWTWGANASGQLGLGTPPVEGQPRTPDTQPRNRPTQVPGLTDAVAGALGFSHALVLKADGTVVAFGKNNNGQLGDGTTTDRDYPVPVRGLTEVVKLAGGSQQSVALTRDGTVWAWGNNNFGNLGQGTEDSVAHPEPVRVPGLSSVVDIASGRDHVLALHEDGTVSAWGLNASGQVGNGESGSGFEVRAPVKVVGLTDVVAVYANSNFGLALKADGTLWGFGQNFNGQLGNGQSGSEHQAHPLADKAVVGLSELRDAAAGSTFGLGLRRDGQLFGWGWNSTGSLGNDTLQNNWSFPEPVVVKLP, from the coding sequence ATGCACCGACGTCTGCCTCGCGCCCTGCTGGGCGCCGTTCTGCTGTGGGGATGTGGTGGCAAGCCGCCCCCCGGGACGAACACGCCACCGGCCGCTGCGGACCTGACGCCGCCGACCGTGAGCTTCACCTCGCCACGAGAGGCCTGGCGCCTGGGCGCGTACCAGCAGGTGCGGCTGGAGGGCACCGCGGCCGATGACACCGGCGTGGAGCGGCTCACCTGGCGCTTCAATGATGGCGAGACGCGAGTCCTCGAGTCCACGGAGTCGGAGGGTGGGCGCGCGTTCGCGCTGGAGGTGACGCCCCGGCCCGGGAACAACACGCTGGTGGTGCGCGCGGAGGATGCCACGGGCCATGTGGCCGAGGCCTCCGTGTCCTTCCACTTCGGCACCCTCGTGTCGGCGGGCGGTCTGCACGGTGGCGCGGTGCGCGACGGACGGCTCTACACGTGGGGGCAGAACGCGCAGGGGCAGCTCGGGCTCGGTGATACGACTCCTCGCTCCACGCCGGTCCTGGTGGCGGAGCTGTCGCGGGTGGCCTCCATCGCCATCAACAGCAACACCTCGCTGGCGGTGCTCGAGGACGGCACGGTGTGGACCTGGGGCGCCAACGCCAGTGGACAGCTCGGCCTGGGGACTCCACCCGTGGAGGGCCAGCCACGCACCCCGGACACCCAGCCGCGCAATCGGCCCACGCAGGTGCCTGGACTGACGGACGCGGTGGCGGGCGCGCTCGGCTTCAGTCACGCCCTCGTGCTGAAGGCCGATGGCACCGTGGTGGCCTTCGGGAAGAACAACAACGGGCAGCTCGGGGATGGCACCACCACGGACCGCGACTACCCGGTGCCGGTGCGCGGGCTGACGGAGGTGGTGAAGCTGGCGGGCGGCTCGCAGCAGTCGGTTGCCCTCACGAGGGACGGCACGGTGTGGGCCTGGGGGAACAACAACTTCGGCAACCTGGGCCAGGGCACCGAGGACTCGGTGGCCCATCCCGAGCCGGTGCGGGTGCCGGGCCTCTCCAGCGTGGTGGACATCGCCAGCGGGCGTGACCACGTGCTGGCGCTCCACGAGGACGGCACGGTGTCGGCCTGGGGCCTCAATGCCAGCGGGCAGGTGGGCAACGGCGAGAGCGGCTCGGGCTTCGAGGTGCGTGCGCCGGTGAAGGTGGTGGGATTGACGGACGTGGTGGCCGTGTATGCCAACTCCAACTTCGGCCTCGCGCTGAAGGCGGACGGCACGCTGTGGGGCTTCGGCCAGAACTTCAACGGGCAGCTCGGCAACGGGCAGAGTGGTTCGGAGCATCAGGCCCATCCCCTCGCGGACAAGGCGGTGGTGGGGCTCTCGGAGCTGAGGGACGCCGCCGCGGGTTCCACGTTCGGGCTGGGGCTGCGCCGGGATGGTCAGCTCTTCGGGTGGGGCTGGAACAGCACCGGCTCGCTGGGCAACGACACGTTGCAGAACAACTGGAGCTTCCCCGAGCCCGTGGTGGTGAAGCTGCCATGA
- a CDS encoding DUF3703 domain-containing protein, translating to MPMKSKLRAAFETELHQATEAERGGELPRAWRHLERAHILSQAHAGPHVRVHCLMFAFGWRRGDVRELLGQLARILVAGPGSWLGRAPLGNTGGANVGILTPMPIPEDLRALLDA from the coding sequence ATGCCGATGAAGTCGAAGCTGCGGGCCGCGTTCGAGACCGAGCTGCACCAGGCCACCGAGGCGGAGCGGGGTGGTGAGCTGCCGCGCGCGTGGCGGCACCTGGAGCGGGCCCACATCCTGAGTCAGGCCCATGCCGGGCCGCATGTCCGGGTGCATTGCCTCATGTTCGCCTTCGGGTGGCGGCGCGGGGACGTGCGCGAGCTGCTCGGTCAGCTGGCGCGAATCCTGGTGGCCGGGCCGGGCTCGTGGCTCGGCCGGGCTCCGCTCGGCAATACCGGAGGAGCCAACGTGGGCATCCTCACGCCCATGCCGATTCCCGAGGACCTGCGCGCCCTGCTGGACGCGTGA